GAACGTCGCTTACCGATGATGGCAAACGTGTGAGGAAGGTTCTGCTTCACATTCTCCTGCACCTGGGGTCAAAAAGCAGAAGAATGCCACTTGCAGTTGGTGCAACAAGTGAACAGTCacgggagaaaaaaacaaaagctagaGAATAGGCTGAAAAGCAACATTATACCTCCATGCCAGCAATGTCAATCCTCTCTCTGACACTGAACTTCTGCCCCATAAGTCGGAGTTTAGGCACACAGTATAGCACCATATTGTTGAACTAGATCAGAGACAGAAATAATGAAGTTGATGAAGAGGACAGATCAAATAAAAATCTTCCTTTATTTGATATTTGTCAAACTTAACAGGGATCTCACCAAATAGAGGTATCGGTCTTGCGCTGTCCCGTTTTTGGCTGACATCTTCTTGATATGTCCTTCTTTTATGAGCTCATTGGCTGGGTTAACTATGTCCTCCTCTCCTCCAAgcctctcataaacctccaacaGTTTGTGCATCTTTTCCTAAAAACACAGAGCAACAGGAGGAAGCAGAAAAGCTGAGAAGATACTCGACAGCGAGAGGATAGATGGAGCTCAGCACAAACATTTAAAGGGTAATATATTGTTatcacatacagttcttactcATTCTTTTTCAGCAAGGTGGAAAGTATATATTACAATTCTTTATTGATTCACAGATGCATGTGTCTGCTTGAGCTGTTTAAAGAACATGAAAGACATCACGACAAGACAGAGGAAAAATACGAGGAGGTTGGGTGTTAAAAAAGTCAGTCAGACTTCCGCGAGCTATGAACAAGAAGGCAGGAAACAGCAGCTTCCTGTCTGTACCAATGCAATGCTGCTGACTGACTGTACCACATCAGCTACTCTCTTATTGGGCAACACATTATCTAGTTCCTAATCAGCCAAGTGGTAGAGTACTGGAAAGAGTTGATGCATAGAAGAGAAGatagcaaaaacataaaaataaaagaatgacTCAGAGCATCGAGCAAAGCCTTACCATTTTCCTGATTGCTGCATTGGAGTGGTTAGCTGCGGTAGAAATGAGCTCCAGTGCTTCTGTAATACACATACGTGAGTAACAagaattaataaaaacaaatcatctTATTAATATGCTAAGACTATCAGAGAAACTGATATAAATCTCTAACAAACACAATTGCGCGGCTGTTCCAGTACTACCACCTTAAAAAAACACATACTCTTAACATTAACCACACAGTGTGTTCTAGGCTGGCTTCCAGCCAGTCAAGAGTCTAGTACTAATGCCTGCGAGTACCTGAGTCAGCCATCTTAATCATAACCTACATAAACAGAAGAGACACACAGGCGGGGGAAATGAGGCCAAAACAACTGTGATAAATTGCTGTTCAGctggagaggatgagagaaacCTTTCCACAGACTCCAAACAACGCCGTGTGGTGACGTTAGGGATTAGGTAAATGGATACAGGGATGTAGGAGGACATGAGATAATGTAATATATGTAATCGGTTTCTGCCAGGCTGTAGTTGAAACAGCATGAGGAGCACTCTGACCTTTGTGAAGTATTGTGGTATCATACTAACATCTATGCAGAGACGTAGGAGGCCTATGTCCTACCTTTAGCTTCATAACACATTCATTTAACTAGTTATTCTAATGATTGTCATCATATAAGATCTGGTTATTTTGTACAAGGACTTTTTTTTGCTATACACGTATACCGATCATCTCAGAAGACCATCAAACACTTAAAGTGTACAAATCATCACAGTGTTGATAAATTATAGCAAAAAACCCCCTCCATAGTTTTATCCTAATCTAACCCTACATATGTAACGCAATAGTGTTCAATATGACGGAAATTAAGTGCAACACTTCGTAATTCTAAAACTGTGATAACACTAAGATATTCATTCTGCGCCATAAGTGGGTTTTAGCTGCGCAGAGTAAAACTAGAAAAACACAGAGGGATGTCTTCAGAGCGCCCGTGGTCTCAAACAGCTTGTTTTCACATTTACCACAAGGTGAAGTGAATTTTGGCTCCTTTTGATCAGTCGAGTGGTTTTGCAGTTTGTGCAGTCGACAGTCGAGGGAAAAGAAGACATTTGCTGTGAAAACAGATACTGGCCAGTTCCTCTCACCTTCCCTCCTGTCCTTGTACAGTTATGGAGTCGAATAACTCCCAAGTGTTCACTGCTGTATGAACTGGACAGGACATATTTTTGCTTTAtctgcacttttttttgtttaatctgCTCATGTTCTTTTCGTTTTTTTCCCTAGTGACCTTTAATGATTTCATGGGCTTTAGCTGAATGGTACTTtcttgtgttatttatttattcttctgTTCTGAATCCATATTTCTGAGTAAAGTTAAACTGTGTCTGCCTTGAGCTGAATACTCATCAATGGGTGGCGTATTTCATACAACAAGCGcatctttaaaatgtgttttacatgAAGCTTTAGATTACTGAGGAAAGCAAAGACACAGCTGGGTGGATTTCTCTGTGACCTGGAGTTTATCAGTCGTGAAGCGTAAACGTGCGAGTCAGCAGCAATAATAATGGTTTgcatttatacagcgcttttcgagaccctcaaagcactttacaattccactattcattcactctcacattcacacactgatggaggcagctacagttgtagccacagctgccctggagcagactgacagaagcgaggctgccagggacacaacgaccaagacagacagagcaggggatcgaaccggtaaccttccggttacatgatgagcttcccaaccccctgaacccCGGCAACTCACTTTCAGCATCTTTTCTGTCGAGAGCATCATCGGGCAACTTCTTCAGGTAGTCTTTGAGCAAGAGCTCATAGCGAGGAATCCTTTGGACTGGCTCTAACATGTGGTGCTGCAACGTCAGATTCCCACACACATCCTGTTTCTGTTggttgaaacaaaaaaacaaaactttaactTGTTAAATTTTGGCTAAAACTCCCAAAATTCCTGACAAAACTATATAAAACCCAAATAATCTTTAGATATGTGTGATTGGATGTTCTTTTCCAATACATGCTgttgaaaaaatgtaaaaacagaaaaaaaaggagcagAGAGAAACCTGTATATTCTGAACGACACTCTTAAATTGTGACGATCGCTGCGTCCAGGTGTTGACCAAGTCCATGGCCCGGTCAAAATTCTTCACATACTCTCCATACATCTTCATGAATGGAGCCAGTTTCTGGAGGATGTCTCCGATGCGTGGTTTGTTTTCCCTAAAGcaagaacatgcaaacaaacGGATGATTCCAAAACAAATTTCCACGCCAAGGTTTATATCAAAAGATTGTTGCAGTGTTTTAATTAAATGCAGATTAGTTACTTCTTCATGCAAATGTATAGACAGCTCTACAGATGCAAATACATCAAGTTGCAGCTTTGAGGGAAAATTCCCAAAGCCTATTGGGAAAAAGATCACACAGTTTCCTACTAAAGCAGGGAGGAGGTAATTAAAGGGTTGCTTTAGCAGATTCATTTCACAGATCCATGTTAGAACCAAGAGAGGCTGCAcaagcataaatactataatacTGGGGGCAATTACATCACTCATAAAGAGACACAAACAAAGGCTCATAACTAATGAGAGTAATCTCAAGAATTTTATTGGGGCATTACAGAAATTAATCCTCCTTATGAATTTTCTTCCTAAGGTGCACTTTTCTGACTTGAtgtcctttgttttgtttgtttttttcaagtttATTTCAGCCAATAAATTTTAATGAGTTAATGTGAGGGGAGCCATTATGTGACAGGTCTCCAGAGGAGTCATTATCTACCAAGGGTGGCTGATGTTGGCATAATATCACAGACTGGAAGCAGATTTCCTGCTTATTGtgggaaaaaaggagaaaaaaaataccctCAACCTGTAAGTCTTTATGagacacataaatacacacaagctaaaatcagacACCGCTGAAAACCTGACAATAATGACCCCCAACGGCTCATCTCTTCACACCGATACTTAAGGAAAGCCACCGAAATGCCGAGTGTTTAGTCCTCACCATTCATCAGTAATCCGTGTCTTGAGCTCAGGGAGCAGGAACTTATCGTGAAAGCAGTAGATAGAAGAGATGTTGGAGAAGATCCCAGTAATGACGTCCTGAGGGATTCCAGCCTCGGTGAGCTTTGTGCAAAATACCTGCAGAGAAGATATTTGTATATAAAAACTCACGCTAAGAACACAACTCGACTCAGCTCGGCTCTGTTTAAGTAACAGGTATGTAAGCTCAGGCAGAAAAATGTCCGTGTTGTCATATGTATATCTAAGTGTGAATGACATCAAGCTAAGATTACTTTTCTGCAGATCTGCTAAAAACCAGATAAACTACACTATATAATCTAAACTTTACTGATGCTTTTTCACGCCTGGAGCACCAACTCGCTGAAGATGATTTAGTAGGCCAAGGTAAACGGCTATTAATGCGGTGGGTTTGTGGGTATTTAAATGTTTAGTATgtagaaggaaggaaggaagaagaagaaataaggAACAAAAGGTCTAATGAATGATGTCATAGAATGCATGATGAGGAATGTAGTATTCAAAGGTTGGGGAGGTTGACTGTTGGTTGTACATAGACACGCGCTGTAAACTTCCAGGTTTGAGAAGTGAAGTTGATGTGGGAGTGCCAGCAGGCAACTGCATGCAAAATCTCAGGATATCTATATTGCGCTTATtctcttgtgtgtttttaaactttGTGGAAATGTGACACTCAATGACTGACGAATCAATAATTGACTATCAATACTGTTGgcttaaaaatgtttctgtCCAATTAAGCACTATTACAGATCGACTGATTTCACTGGGGGAGCATCAGCGACAGATTCTTTATGTGCAGGTTCAGCTTAATAATCGAGCACATCATTCGCCATGACGCTTGTAATAAAGTCCAAATCACTGCATCCAGTTTTGCTTCCTTGACAATCGCAGTAACCGGTATGCACTGATGTATCCACGGAAACAAGTTTCATGTGAAAGTTGTAagacaaaaacaggaagttaacCATAAAAGCGTTCTGCCTTCAGTAACAAATAAACCATAGCTGCTCTGTGATAGGGCAGAGATCGTCAACTCTACCACATGAGCTCAACAAAGAGGAAGGCGACTTAACCACTGGCAGTGAGCACTCGTCATAGATGCGACACCACGCTGCAGGTAGAGAAAAAACTGCAGATACACAAAGAAGCCAAGAGTGTGAGGTCTAACTGGGTGATAAAAATTAAGAGCCGCAATGACTGGTTTGCGACTGAACATCAGCAAAGTATTTTGTGTTCCTGAGGTCCTTTCACTTCATTATTTTAAGTTACGTTAATATAGAACATCTCTGGGTTTTAGATTGGCCAGTGCAAACTGGCACAAAGGCTTATTTTATAGAGGAGATTGTCCAATAGATTAATCTAGAAAATAACCTTGTAAAATTAGAAGCTGGGCAGAAGTCAATTAAGTAAGTAAGATCACTGAgttcacatcttttttttttttttaacagcgcGATTTATCAAAAGTCTCTTCTGAAGTTCTAAATGTTTTCTCTGAAAGAACACAAACTATATTCACTGGTAGatacaaaatatgatttttttaaacgaCCAAGGGTAGACAGCTATATCAAAAAATAGCTGTCTAGTCATAAATAGAGCCAAGGGTCAGGAAACACACGCTCTGTTCACAGAATTTAGACAGAAATATAGATCACTGCGTGGTTTGCAACACACGACAACCTACGTGCCTCctttaacaaacacacacacgatgCACACTCAGGCTTGCGGTGACGAAGCACTCTTTATGTTGGACATTCATAAATATAgtccacatgcacacaaacagaggTGCATTACATCTTACAAGATAGCACTTAGAGCGCTCTAAGTAATCAAGCCAGCAGAGGGTTGGTGTATAGTGGATCTCAATCCCAGCATTAATCCAGATTAGCTGTAATCTCAATCGCTAGCAACACTAGCACTACTAGGCAACAGAAAATTGAACCGGATACAAGAAAAACCTCGCACAAAGCCAGTAACAGATAAAGAGACACATACGAAAGGAAAGCATTACCTGGTCGAGGAGATTGAGTCGTTTCACGTAGGCCTCTTCAGTTTGGAGAAGCTCTTTGGCAATATTCAGGAGTTTCTGAGCTTCTGAGCACTGAGGGGaaacagaaaagcagcaaaAGATTACATCTAAGGCAAAAGAAGACAAACATACACGCCAACTCCACCATATTTGAGAAGTTTTCAGACAGTAGTCAGAGgtgaaagaaagctgacaccttgtgctttaagttataaataataatgtgaCAAAAACATACGTTCAAAGATCATTATCTATATTGATCTTTGCAATATAATGTGATATAATTCACCACAGCCACCCAACAGGTTACACTGCACAGCTACTGCCAGAGAagcatttttattcagtgttaAAGTAACCACTGTTACTACTTCCTACCTGAATAACCTTTATGTTACACTTTCTGTAAACACTAAACAACATTCGTAATATAtagttgtatttatttattcattcttaCCCTTTTTTACCCCGCAGTTATTCACTGTGCTTTTTGTATGAAACCACTAACATGGGATAGCTGCTCTCTTTTTAGCACACAAACACGTGCATCGGCTTTATAACCAAACTGTGTGGCAGAGAGAGACCAATTATTGAGTTCCTTAAAATTCAAATATCTGTGTTACTTCTTCATTTAAAGTTTAACCTCACGTGAGTGTGACACTAGGATTCCATTTTCACATCCATGTGGTAAAGGGAGAAACATCCTTTGTGCTCACCTTTAGTATCAATTCGCGACATGTACATACACGATTATTTTGTCACATCACTGCCGCTTACGTCCCAACGTTCAAAACACTACTAGGCGATACGGAAACTCAAACCCCGTGTTTGTCTCACCATGTGTCACCCCTGTGATGACCGGTGAGGGTGTAACCCACCTCACACCCAGTTCCTGCTGGAGCTGTTGCAGCACCCCTACAGCCTTTGAAGCATCAACAGATAGAGCTCATGGCTGGCTTGATGAGAAGTAGCAGCAATGCTTGTAGGAAAAACAGAAGTGTCTGAAGGGGATCTTGGACTTATGTAAAAGCCCAAAATATTTATGCTTGTGGCTGAGGCAACTATCAGCAGCGTCTGCAGCAGATTACTGTAAACTGACATTCAGAATGTGTTATTTTAGTCACTGGTTTAGTTCAACAGCAGTAAATTATGAGATGTGCTAATAGCTGCTGTGGTGAAATTGAAGAGCCCGGtttcctctctctttcgctTTGACTTGATGAGATGAAATGACATAAAAACACTGCAGTAGTTCATCCTTGTATCACTGGTTCAACACACACTGAGGTCACAAAACACTTAGCCTATTGCGACAATGCGGGTTTTGCAATAGCTGTCTTCAAATTAAAACAAGcagcatcacattcatttaAGCCGAACCCAAACCTGAGCTTAACCAAGTCTTGATGTAAAAATTATAGAATTTGTGCTATGGGGAGTCGTTTTTTGCCTCCCAGATTGTGACTGTGCAAAAAAACCTGAAACCTTGACCCTGCAGTAAAGGGATCTTAAAGCTTTGTTCTCGCTGATGGATGAAAATACTCCTACTCATAAAGCAGGAAGGAATACTGAATCGGTTAGTATAAAAATGATGTTGCACATGTGGTATGTCCTTCACAGTCACCATCAGAGCAGCTCCATCCTTCCAGCTGAGCTCCAGAGACATGGAGAATCAATACCAGTGTGCACTGAAGTTGTTTTGATGACCTAAGATCTCACTAAGATAATTCAGCTTGGGTTTTTCCATTAATATGTCACTCCTCTGTACTCTTACCCTGGCACAGATGGCAGGGGAAAACTCACCAGAGATTATGCTTTGTAAGGAAATCTAACAATGCCAAATATTACTATGTGAACAAAAGTGAAACTCAGTTTTCATTGTGTGCAAAGAAGAGGGCACACAAAGTCAGCAGAACTTGTTTTCAGTCACTCTTGCACCTCACATCACTAAAAAAAACCACATCCTCTGTCAAAAGGTTGTCATTATAGAGCCATCAGCATGTCAGCTGTGCTGTTAAGACACATTCATGTAGACACAGAAAGGCTAAcaaccacacatgcacacacatagatCAACACACCCTTCCTCTGCACAGCGATGCTGGGATCAGGAAGCGCTGAAGAGCACAGATACCTTTTCCCCAAAAGGCTGCGGGTGTGGGCAGATAGTTCATGTTTTACAGTACTGACAACAGCTGAGGGGAACAACTACTGCTGACATTCATGAGTGCAATGCCACATAAATCTACTGTCTTAAAACACTCCTATCGGTTCCTAATGTCTAACATTTCTGGACTTAGCCCGAGTAGGAGTCATTGGACAGCTTCGTCTGTCATCACCTTCACGATCACTTCTTCTTTTCCAATATTAGTATATTTCATGTCTGTGATACTGTTGTACTATGATACTTTCACAAGCTGCTGGATAGAACAGGAAGCACTGACCACACATTTAGACCACAAGGAAGGGTATGAGAACTATCTGAGGTACCTGTGTTGTTTACAATCGATACTGTACTGGGACACAagtgaagaagaggagaaagctGAAATTTTAGATCAACTGTAGGAACACTCTGTCTGTGCAGTCTTTGATCTGGCAATCAAAACATGCTTTTGTTACTGCTCTTGGGCAGctattcagctttttttttaaatatgtaacacAAGAGTCCCTTTTAGCTACAGCTCAAGTCATTTGTGACTGGCAAACTGAGGCTGTAATAGCATCTAACGTTTCATGCAGAAGTATTCTTTGAAAGTGTTCACCGAGGCTCAGATAATTATAGACACACGCTACTTTTTTCCATTACACGAACGGCAGGCTGAGATGAAGCTTTTAAACTCGTGGGACGTGTGCTTCGATTTCAACAAGCTATCAGAATTCCTCAAAATTACCACACATCACCTGAACTGAACGGTGGAGGCTGTAGCGAGCCGGTGTCTGTATTCAGACTTAAAGTTACGGTCTTTGGTACGTGTGTTTATGACCTGCTGATGGTGAGCGAGGGAGGTACTCACTTTCTGCGCCTCCGAGTGTGTATCTGTGAGATACCCgatctgtgtgtctgtcagaGAGTGTATCTCCCCACTGCTCCCCTCATCTAAGTCACTGTCCTCATCCTGCGTTGAGTCTCGCTTGTTGTCCAGTGTAACGCAGCAGGACACACTCTCTGTCTCAGTGACGCTGTCGTAATTATCCTCCTCGTCAATGACATCCTCATTAGGGAACACCTCCCCTTCCACGGTGCACGACGGGCTGTCAATGCCACTGTCCCGGTTGGGAATCTTCCCGTTCTGCTCTGAGGAGTCCGGATTGTCCAGAAGTTTGTGGGATGAACCTTCATCCCGCCCCACGTCATTGAGGCAGCCATCGTTCTGTGTGATGTCATTCACAGCACAGCTATCCATCACAGGATCACCGGTGCCGTCGATGCGCATGGAAGCCAGACGCGAGAGATCAGTCTCGTCGTCAGTCCGTTCAAAGTTGCCAAGCGCAGGTTTATCCACAGGGAAGGAGTCTCCTGCAACCTTTGCCGTGGTGTCCTGGCTGCAGGAAGTGATATCTGGTGCACTGTCCATTCTCAGACACAGCTGCAGCTGTGAGCGTGGAAGCACCCCAAGGATGGGGaccctggaaaaataaaaacaaagaaaaacttagTATCACATCACCTTTACAGATGTGTATTACATCAAGGATCAATACTTGGGGCTGCACAGCAAAACTTTAATTTCTTGTTTCCTTGTATCTACGTCTCACTGAAAAACCAGCCCACATCTTAAActgctacaaaaaaaaaaaaaggctaaccTGAAACTTCTTTTAGAAGACAAACGATAAATCTGCCAAACTAACCGGTCTCAGTCTAAAGCCAACAGTCTACATTTCTCAGCTTACCTTGAATTTTCAAACCTCTCAATCAGCAGCCCAACTTTCTGTGCCTCTCTCtgcggctgtgctccctggccaGGAGGGGTTAGCGTAGGCTTTGGTTTAGGTGGAAGAGGGGGTGCTGGCAGAGGCCTGGAGGGTGCCGGTGGGATCCTCTTAGGTTTCTTGTCTTGCCCAAGGGCGAGCAGGTGCGCAGGTTTAGGGGGCACTACAGATGCGCGAGTCcagacaaaacaagaaaagcagAGCAAAAGAGAAGCATGAGGCTCCAGACAAGAACAAAAGCAATCAGGTAACAGGAATAAATCCAAGGGAGAAAACCTCCATAGCTGTGTCGCTGGTTCACTTAGTAAAAACttgagataaaacacagaaaatacaaaaaaaaaaagtcagaagagACAGAGAAACGTAGCAGCGCAGTGGGGCAGGACGAAATCAACTCTGAGCGTCAGCGATCTGCAACTTCCTTATTTCTGAACAGGATGCTGAGAGCATGTGCGTAAGCCATTGTGGCTCAAGAAAGAtgagaaaagaagaaggaaaaaaaagcaagtgCAAAAATGACAGTGCTCTCTTAAAAATATATGCTACACTTAATAAACACTTACATTATAGGCCAACTTTACTGACATATCTGAAttttttttcatacatttcATTTTAGGAAGCATTTTTGTCAGAAACCAGGAAATGTGCTGATATGTTACAGTTGTTAATTTCAGCACTTCCTCCATCTGTGTGGGCCACTGCTGATTAGAAAGGAGCAGACTTTTCTTTATGCAGTAGTAACAGTGCATGTGTTTATGTGCGGTGAGCTGTCTCCTGAGGATGATAACATATAAAGATGTTTCAGTTTCATCAGTTCATCAGAAAGGCAACAACTTTACTTTATATACTTCTTTTTCAGCCAATATTGAGTATGTTAAATAAAAGTAAGGAGTAAGCATTTTATGTATGAGTGGGAAACAGAGGATACAGCATCACCAACAAACAGTTGGACAAACAGTTTAAACTGTAAATTAATGAATGTTTgcaaattaattttttaattaatagtTTAACTGATCCATTATTTTAAaccattattattaatgttgTTCACTGTAGCTGCAAAAAAACTCACAACGTTTGTAAAGAGCAATCCAATAAAAAAGggcgaaaaaagaaaaaagggaaagtgCTACTTGCTTCTGCCATATAATTCATCAGTTAAGTGATTCAGCATGTTCTGCACCACCAAAGCTTTTAGGCCAGAGAGATCTACGTCCAGTTTTAGATTCTTCTCTGCTCAAAAACTGACAGAATTACGACTTccctttcaattcaattctccCTCCCGTTGGATTAGCTCGGAGATGTCAGTGAGGAAGTTCATCCTGTCAGGTGGGAAGTACTGTATGCATTCAAATAGAGTACCAGAAACTGTAATTGTGCCCAAGTAGCTCATAAGTCAGGCGAATGACAGTCAAAGCACAGTACGACTAGTTCTATTTGCTAAACCTCTTTAATATCgcttgcatttttaaaaaaacaaaacatgtattATATTTACACTTTTATGTGCAGACAAGTACATGGAATAATATGTTTTGACTCTTCATCAGCTAACTGATATTTGATTTCAAACAGCTTTAAAGCAAGAATATGAAATGTAAACAGGTTTGAAACTCCTAGCCAGCAAATCTGGTGCTAACCCATGAACCTCTGAGctgtgtgtgactgttttcaGCACTGCAGTCCAAGTTCAGCCATTTTCAGCCAATGATCTTTACCACCAGTATCAATTCATGAAAAAATGAGAGGATCTTGAAATATCAAAGCTATTCTAAAGGGCGGCTGTGGCGCTTTATAAAACCTTGTTTTTTCCTTGATCAGAAATCTTTCCTGATAAAAATGCTAATCAAATGATCAATTTTAAATGATCAGCAAGAATTTCTCTTGCCAAAACTTTGAATAGTTCAGAGCATTTTTAAAATTGGGGACAGGTCTGTGGTGTGTCCTAGTATGTTTCCCAGCGACTCCCTAAACACAACACATGTTCATATTTAGCATTCTTCAAATGGTGCCCGATCACAAACACTTGGGAGACACTGCCCTGctttacagcagcagcagcagctcttgcAGAGGTGACCTACTGAGCACAGTGAGTGGCAGAGTGAGGTCAGGCAGCTGACGCGTCCCATGTTATAGAAAAGTGTTTTGTCAGAGCAGAATAAATCACGGCTCGATAGCAGGGGTCCAACCTTGCAGCACCTTTCAATTATAATGACAGCACCGATGTCAAAACTGGCCTTCAAGGGGCTGTGGTGT
This region of Maylandia zebra isolate NMK-2024a linkage group LG20, Mzebra_GT3a, whole genome shotgun sequence genomic DNA includes:
- the fgd gene encoding faciogenital dysplasia isoform X1; the protein is MTFTFSCSLDFGYLTWKDRTQDLPASPLQYQCGSVDYLCSPRLIKKGPTPRPCHDKPPIKPRPQPPTSPRTLTAQKPQVPPKPAHLLALGQDKKPKRIPPAPSRPLPAPPLPPKPKPTLTPPGQGAQPQREAQKVGLLIERFENSRVPILGVLPRSQLQLCLRMDSAPDITSCSQDTTAKVAGDSFPVDKPALGNFERTDDETDLSRLASMRIDGTGDPVMDSCAVNDITQNDGCLNDVGRDEGSSHKLLDNPDSSEQNGKIPNRDSGIDSPSCTVEGEVFPNEDVIDEEDNYDSVTETESVSCCVTLDNKRDSTQDEDSDLDEGSSGEIHSLTDTQIGYLTDTHSEAQKCSEAQKLLNIAKELLQTEEAYVKRLNLLDQVFCTKLTEAGIPQDVITGIFSNISSIYCFHDKFLLPELKTRITDEWENKPRIGDILQKLAPFMKMYGEYVKNFDRAMDLVNTWTQRSSQFKSVVQNIQKQDVCGNLTLQHHMLEPVQRIPRYELLLKDYLKKLPDDALDRKDAEKALELISTAANHSNAAIRKMEKMHKLLEVYERLGGEEDIVNPANELIKEGHIKKMSAKNGTAQDRYLYLFNNMVLYCVPKLRLMGQKFSVRERIDIAGMEVQENVKQNLPHTFAIIGKRRSLELQARTAEEKEDWIQVIQATIERHKQNSKTFKAFNSSFSREDDHVPESPGFWSNTSIDSDGERLQERKSSKKKEKEKQTCKGCSESFNFTKRKHHCKSCGAAICAKCSKMDNKTSRVCPECFEASLSIENLGTGEHRRKTAPERQVSLTAENCLLCGHLQVQEKGKSWMKMWVAVTKAEPLVLYLQSSGQDSRGSRPVPLPGFEVSPAPSAAAEKTEVKHIIRLSNTQQTLLLSAQDEELQAKWVDFLSKAARGEASAEASTSLTEHRKSQ